The following is a genomic window from Clostridium sp..
AAAACACCTATCTAACATATTTAACTAGAGTATTTTTACTCTGATTAAATTGGCAGACATTTAAATTTTACAAATTAATATTTTTATTATGTTCAACATATTCGATTATGGTACCATCCGGATGTCTTACAGTTAAATTCATTCCTGTTGGAACTTTTTTTAAATCTCTAATGATTATAACACCATTTTTTAATAAGAATTCTCTAAATTCAACAGCAGAGTCTACCAAGAAAGTTGCCTTTGTATCCTTAAATGGTTCTAAAGCTTCTTCAGTACCACCTAAAATTAATATATTTCCTATTTGTGCTAATTCTAAATTCATTTCAGTATGCCTAAATCTTAAATCACAATCTTTATTTAATAATTTTTTATAGAAATCTATAGCTTTATTTATATCATGTACATACAGGCGAGTTAATATTTTTTTTATTCTCATTAACTTATGTCTCCTTTGTAAACTGAGTACTTCACATTATATACAAATACGAATCTTCAGTTGTCAATTAACCTTAAATGACCTTTTTGCTATTGCTGTGTTGAATGTATAAGCGGCATAAAAATGTCATCTACAATCTCAGCTATGGCTTCATCGGATACTGGTTCCAACTTTTTAATCAGCTCATACTGAAGCAGGTCAAGCGGCAGTGAGATGATTCGGGGCGACAGTTTTTCAAGGCAGACTTCACCACGAAGTTCCGCGTTTTTTAAAATCGTCTTCATAGCCACCGTCAGCTTGCCCTCCGACCTTCGTTCGATTATTTGCGGCATGGATGCAACTATATTTTGCCACACCACTGGTTCCATAATAAGTCCCCTGATCGTTTCCGCACCGATTATTTTCAGTGGTTCAACACGTGCACGCAGATAGGTATATACATCGCCGCGTAGACTTCCAGTATCTGGTATTTCATTCGTAATTTTAGGAAAATAATATTTACGTATGGCAGCCATCACAAGTTCAGACTTATCAGACCATCGACGATAAAGGACAGATTTATTTGTTCCCGCCCGAGTTGCAATGCTCTCCATCGTCATTCGTGTATAGCCGGTTTCTAAGAGTTCCCCCCATGCGGAAAGCAGGATTGCCTCTTCCAGAACCTCTCCGCGGCGGCGCGTACCCTTCTTTCGTTTGTCCATCTTTTATTTCCCTCCAGGAATCAACAATAAATGCTCCTCTGCCGTGGAAATATTTATAAAAAACTCCAAGTTTCCTATTGACAAAGGTTTGTATTTATTATATCATAATTTCATAAGAAACTCAACGTTTCTTATTTTAACTATGAAAGGAGTTCTCTTATGAATACAGAAAATGCAAAACCATCAAAAGAAAAACTCGATCCAATCGTGCTCAGGGCTGCTATTGTCCTGGTGGTCGGCGGACTTGCACCGCTGTTTGATTCCACGATGGTCAATGTGGCCATCCATACCATTTCAATCGAAATGAAGGCAACCATTTCTGTTGTGCAGTGGATCACG
Proteins encoded in this region:
- a CDS encoding VOC family protein — translated: MRIKKILTRLYVHDINKAIDFYKKLLNKDCDLRFRHTEMNLELAQIGNILILGGTEEALEPFKDTKATFLVDSAVEFREFLLKNGVIIIRDLKKVPTGMNLTVRHPDGTIIEYVEHNKNINL
- a CDS encoding TetR-like C-terminal domain-containing protein translates to MAAIRKYYFPKITNEIPDTGSLRGDVYTYLRARVEPLKIIGAETIRGLIMEPVVWQNIVASMPQIIERRSEGKLTVAMKTILKNAELRGEVCLEKLSPRIISLPLDLLQYELIKKLEPVSDEAIAEIVDDIFMPLIHSTQQ